The following proteins come from a genomic window of Sorex araneus isolate mSorAra2 chromosome 1, mSorAra2.pri, whole genome shotgun sequence:
- the SRI gene encoding sorcin gives MAYPGHPGAGAGGYYPGGYGGAPGGPAFPGQTQDPLYGYFAAVAGQDGQIDADELQRCLTQSGIAGGYKPFNLETCRLMVSMLDRDMSGTMGFSEFKELWAVLNGWRQHFISFDSDRSGTVDPQELQKALTTMGFRLSPQAVNSIAKRYSTNGKITFDDYIACCVKLRALTDSFRRRDTTQQGVVNFPYDDFIQCVMSV, from the exons ATGGCCTACCCCGGGCACCCAGGCGCCGGCGCCGGCGGCTACTACCCTGGCGGG TACGGAGGGGCTCCGGGAGGGCCTGCGTTTCCTGGCCAGACTCAGGACCCGCTCTATGGTTACTTTGCCGCTGTTGCTGGACAG gatGGACAAATTGATGCAGATGAGTTGCAGAGATGCCTGACCCAGTCGGGCATTGCAGGCGGATACAAAC cttttAATTTGGAGACTTGTCGGCTGATGGTTTCAATGCTGGAT AGAGATATGTCGGGTACCATGGGTTTCAGTGAATTTAAGGAGCTCTGGGCTGTTCTGAATGGCTGGCGACAGCACTTCATCAGTTTTGACAGCGATAGGAGTGGAACGGTGGATCCTCAGGAATTGCAGAAGGCACTGACCACAATGG GATTTAGGTTGAGTCCCCAGGCTGTGAATTCAATTGCAAAGCGATACAGCACCAATGGAAAGATCACCTTTGATGACTACATTGCCTGCTGTGTCAAACTTCGAGCTCTAACAG ACAGCTTTCGAAGACGAGATACTACTCAGCAAGGTGTCGTGAATTTCCCATACGATGAC TTCATTCAGTGTGTCATGAGCGTTTAA